In candidate division TA06 bacterium, the following are encoded in one genomic region:
- a CDS encoding DUF2283 domain-containing protein — translation MEAIRILDKKENLSWDYDEEADVLYISIGEPQEALGIDIGEGAIVRYAEDKREIVGLTLVGMKERLLSSLKAR, via the coding sequence ATGGAAGCCATAAGAATTCTTGACAAGAAAGAAAACCTCAGTTGGGACTATGACGAGGAAGCCGATGTTCTCTATATCAGCATCGGCGAGCCACAAGAGGCGCTCGGAATTGACATCGGAGAAGGAGCTATTGTGAGGTACGCAGAAGACAAGCGAGAGATAGTGGGACTAACGCTTGTCGGCATGAAGGAGCGATTGCTGAGCAGTCTTAAGGCAAGGTGA
- a CDS encoding ATP-dependent helicase, translating into MLARLVVKLLETATVIPGNVIAFTFTEKAAAELKERIFARCRESVGNVIGLADMFVGTIHAFCLELLKTEVPDYLKFEVVNEVQQSLLVDRHSTEAGLTTTKDLAGRNLRRYRDTGIYVSVLSILRETLRDDSKLKGASVLDGLARYEALLQSKRYFDYSAIMGRAVGELFADKALQKRLSERVKYLIVDEYQDVNPIQESVIRMFAGLGASICVVGDDDQTIYQWRGTDVQNIIEFENNYSNFGQVTPVRLQENFRSSKGIVEVASDFIKQNSERLKKEMRPTGAQRFEQGDILALKFDCPAEEAKFIVQTIKALRGVGFKEEEGRRGLSYSDCAILLRSVKRNGGPILEALRMAGIPFVVEGMNNLFETPEAEAARQLFLFMSGNIDEKELRAAWGAANLGVAKKTLKSAIAAATKTRSEIETAEEGRFHVYSIQRLFLSFLSDLDLREESVPDDRGEIVFYNFGKFSQLISDFESIHYYSAPKRKYESFSGFLVHRAEEAYPEGWQDKSYTNPDAVRVLTIHQAKGMQWPVVFIPALLRNRFPSPRMGGRSVWHVIPPGSIHGQERFLGTIDDERRLFYVAVTRAQKFLFMTWAPIEGSNNRYVRPSEFWEYVLRFKSVKRRLVSFDKRKRLKPRPKANVSRVTFSFSDLKYFFECPYQFKLRILYGFNMPIHEALGYGKSLHDALAEVHKKALWGQRPTEQQAKTLVKRHLHVPYAYPSLEEALRKSAERVIRNYIHDNQDIFDKIEFSEKAVEISLGDGVTVTGRIDLVRRLDTNETSIVDLKSSDRAQPEDVTETQLHVYALGYQELTGRNADYVEVYELDERKRKPRAVDDEFIDTVKEHIMEASECLRNGKFVQKAKKSVCLKCDYFKMCPAKAQFGGKSKGKK; encoded by the coding sequence GTGCTGGCTCGGCTTGTTGTCAAGTTGCTGGAAACTGCCACCGTCATCCCGGGCAACGTTATAGCCTTCACTTTCACGGAAAAGGCTGCCGCGGAACTGAAGGAGCGAATCTTTGCCCGTTGCCGTGAAAGCGTAGGAAATGTTATCGGTTTGGCTGACATGTTCGTTGGAACGATCCACGCTTTCTGTCTCGAGCTTTTGAAGACTGAAGTACCTGATTATCTCAAGTTTGAGGTGGTGAATGAGGTACAGCAGAGCCTTCTCGTTGACCGTCATAGTACCGAGGCTGGCCTCACGACTACGAAGGACTTGGCTGGTCGGAACCTGCGGCGGTATCGCGATACCGGGATATACGTTTCAGTTCTAAGCATACTACGAGAAACTCTCCGCGACGACTCCAAACTCAAGGGAGCATCGGTGCTCGATGGCCTTGCTCGTTACGAAGCGCTGCTGCAGTCGAAGCGGTACTTTGACTATTCAGCAATCATGGGTCGGGCTGTCGGCGAGCTCTTTGCTGACAAAGCGCTCCAGAAACGTCTTTCTGAGCGTGTGAAGTATCTCATCGTGGATGAGTACCAGGACGTCAATCCCATTCAGGAAAGTGTAATACGAATGTTTGCAGGGCTCGGCGCTAGCATATGCGTTGTGGGCGACGATGACCAGACTATCTACCAATGGCGCGGAACCGATGTTCAGAACATCATTGAGTTTGAGAATAACTACAGCAACTTCGGCCAAGTCACGCCTGTACGCCTTCAGGAGAATTTTCGTAGCAGCAAAGGAATAGTCGAAGTTGCCAGTGACTTCATCAAGCAGAACTCAGAGCGACTCAAGAAAGAAATGAGACCCACAGGCGCTCAGCGTTTTGAGCAGGGCGACATCTTGGCATTAAAATTCGACTGCCCAGCAGAGGAAGCGAAGTTCATCGTTCAGACAATCAAAGCACTCCGTGGCGTTGGCTTCAAGGAAGAAGAAGGACGTCGCGGCCTTTCATATTCCGACTGCGCCATCTTACTACGGAGCGTCAAGAGGAATGGGGGCCCAATTCTGGAGGCACTGAGGATGGCAGGCATTCCTTTTGTCGTAGAAGGAATGAACAACCTCTTTGAAACACCTGAAGCTGAGGCAGCACGCCAGCTTTTCCTGTTTATGTCCGGGAACATAGACGAGAAGGAGCTACGGGCCGCGTGGGGGGCTGCGAACCTGGGTGTCGCCAAGAAGACCTTGAAATCTGCCATTGCTGCAGCCACCAAGACAAGATCAGAAATCGAAACTGCTGAAGAGGGACGATTTCATGTGTATTCCATTCAAAGATTGTTTCTCTCGTTCCTGTCGGACCTCGACCTTCGCGAGGAATCCGTGCCGGACGACCGTGGGGAAATCGTCTTCTACAATTTTGGCAAATTCAGCCAGCTTATCTCGGATTTTGAATCGATTCATTACTACTCTGCCCCGAAAAGGAAGTACGAGTCATTTTCGGGTTTTCTCGTACACCGCGCCGAAGAGGCATACCCTGAGGGTTGGCAGGACAAGAGCTATACTAACCCAGATGCAGTTCGTGTTCTGACCATTCACCAAGCCAAAGGGATGCAGTGGCCAGTTGTTTTCATACCGGCCCTACTTAGGAATCGTTTTCCTTCTCCGCGAATGGGTGGGCGTAGTGTTTGGCATGTCATCCCTCCTGGAAGCATTCACGGACAGGAACGTTTCTTGGGTACTATTGACGACGAGAGGCGCCTTTTCTATGTCGCGGTTACAAGAGCGCAGAAGTTCCTTTTCATGACATGGGCCCCCATCGAAGGCAGCAACAACCGGTATGTCCGACCATCCGAGTTCTGGGAGTATGTCCTTCGCTTCAAGTCTGTAAAGCGTAGGTTGGTCAGCTTTGACAAGAGAAAAAGGCTGAAACCGAGGCCAAAGGCCAATGTATCCAGGGTAACCTTCTCATTTAGCGATCTAAAGTACTTCTTCGAATGTCCGTATCAGTTCAAACTCCGCATACTGTACGGCTTCAATATGCCTATCCATGAAGCACTTGGTTACGGAAAGTCCTTGCATGATGCTCTCGCCGAAGTCCACAAAAAGGCCCTTTGGGGTCAGAGACCTACCGAGCAGCAGGCGAAAACCTTGGTCAAAAGACACTTGCATGTTCCCTATGCTTATCCCTCTCTGGAGGAAGCGCTCAGGAAAAGTGCAGAGAGAGTCATTCGCAACTACATACACGACAATCAGGATATATTTGACAAGATTGAGTTTTCTGAGAAGGCCGTGGAGATCAGTCTGGGGGATGGCGTCACAGTCACTGGGCGAATAGACTTGGTGCGGCGCCTGGATACGAACGAAACCAGTATTGTAGACCTGAAGAGCTCAGATCGGGCGCAGCCAGAAGATGTGACAGAAACGCAGCTCCATGTTTACGCGCTGGGCTACCAGGAACTCACTGGTCGAAATGCGGACTACGTTGAGGTATACGAACTGGACGAAAGGAAGAGGAAACCTCGCGCGGTGGATGACGAGTTCATCGACACGGTCAAGGAACACATTATGGAAGCATCCGAATGCCTACGAAACGGGAAATTCGTTCAAAAGGCCAAAAAGAGCGTATGCTTGAAGTGTGACTATTTCAAGATGTGCCCGGCTAAGGCCCAGTTTGGCGGAAAGAGCAAAGGCAAAAAGTAA